One Denticeps clupeoides chromosome 10, fDenClu1.1, whole genome shotgun sequence genomic window carries:
- the LOC114798679 gene encoding transcription factor HES-5-like gives MAPYTSTLPAHHHLGLPDKVGIKLRKPVVEKMRRDRINNCIDQLKMLLEKEILSQDPNVKLEKADVLEMTVNFLKQHRRVVPAANQVDYSHGYSQCWRDSVHFLSNTSCSSTPSQKTQSVQRDTRDHHSSHPAAHKLSSAVQEHTASPRAVWRPW, from the exons ATGGCTCCATACACGTCTACTCTCCCTGCTCACCATCATCTCGGGCTTCCTGACAAGGTCGGAATTAAA TTGAGGAAACCAGTTGTGGAGAAGATGCGCAGAGATCGCATCAACAACTGCATAGACCAGCTCAAGATGCTTCTGGAAAAGGAAATTCTCAGTCAGGATCCCAACGTCAAGCTGGAGAAGGCTGATGTCCTCGAGATGACCGTGAATTTCCTGAAGCAGCATCGGCGTGTTGTGCCAGCGGCCAATCAGGTGGACTACAGCCACGGCTACTCTCAGTGCTGGAGGGACTctgtccacttcctgtccaACACATCCTGCAGCTCTACACcctcacagaaaacacagagtgTCCAGAGAGACACCAGAGACCACCACTCATCACATCCTGCTGCCCATAAACTCAGCTCAGCTGTCCAGGAGCACACTGCCAGCCCGAGAGCCGTCTGGAGGCCGTGGTGA
- the her12 gene encoding hairy-related 12 codes for MAPYTSALPAHHHLGLPDKDRIKLRKPVVEKMRRDRINNCIDQLKMLLEKEILSQDPNVKLEKADVLEMTVNFLKKRQTFRPAANQVDYSHGYSQCWRDSVHFLSNTSCSSTPSQHTQSVQRDTRDHHSSHPAAHKLSSAVQEHTASPRAVWRPW; via the exons ATGGCCCCATACACGTCTGCTCTCCCTGCTCATCATCATCTCGGGCTCCCTGACAAGGACAGAATTAAA TTGAGGAAACCAGTTGTGGAGAAGATGCGCAGAGATCGCATCAACAACTGCATAGACCAGCTCAAGATGCTTCTGGAAAAGGAAATTCTCAGTCAGGATCCCAACGTCAAGCTGGAGAAGGCTGACGTCCTCGAGATGACCGTGAATTTCCTGAAGAAGCGGCAGACTTTTAggccagcagccaatcaggtgGACTACAGCCACGGCTACTCTCAGTGCTGGAGGGACTctgtccacttcctgtccaACACATCCTGCAGCTCTACACcctcacagcacacacagagtGTCCAGAGAGACACCAGAGACCACCACTCATCACATCCTGCCGCCCATAAACTCAGCTCAGCTGTCCAGGAGCACACTGCCAGCCCGAGAGCCGTCTGGAGGCCGTGGTGA